From the genome of Kluyveromyces lactis strain NRRL Y-1140 chromosome F complete sequence:
taaatcGTTGCCCTTACACCTTGAGCAGTTGATTTTGGATGCCAATCAAAAGGAACTATTTGATTCAGCTGCGAAATCGTTACTATCATCAACTTTGTTGGCTAAACAGCAGCAGTCGCTGCAAATTGCGCCCATTCAGCCCCAATCATCGTTCTCTTCCCAGTCATTTGCTGAGGGTCTCATAGTGGGTCAATTAAGTGTGATAGTAGCTTTGATTTttgttatcaaattcttcgTGTTTAGTGAAGGCGGTACTAAGACAGCTACCGCCAAAAGTGTTGGTTCAGCATCATCTTTCATGGATTCTACTAAGAACAGCATACTTTCAACAATTATAAAAAGAGGAGGGAAGGATGGATTGGAAGTTGATGATAAGGacaatgaaaaatcaaGACAGATCAATTCAATCTTGGAAAAGACATACTATAATGTTGAAACACACTCCCCAGAATCATTGGACTGGTTTAACGTCCTTATTGCTCAAACAATCCATCAATTTAGGGAAGAAGCCCtacaaaagaataatataCTAAACTCATTGAatgattttattgaaagaagatcaaacGAGCTTCCTCAATATCTTGATCAGATTAAAATTACAGAGGTAGATATTGGAGATGATTTCCCcatattttcaaattgtataATCCAATATTCACCTAATTCTAATAAGAAGCGTCTTGAAGCCAAAATTGATATCGACTTAAGTGATAGATTGGCTCTGGGGATCGAGACGAAATTATTGCTAAACTATCCGAAGCCATTTTCAGCAGCACTACCCATAAAATTGACTGTTTCCATCGTTCGATTTCAAGCGTGCTTAACAGTATCTTTAACGACTGACGAACAATTCGTACCGACATCTGAGgaaacaaatgatgatgaaatggGAAACGATAAAGGATATTATTTGATGTTCTCTTTCAATCCTGAATACAGGATGGAATTAGAGGTAAAATCATTGATTGGTGCCCGTTCgaaactggaaaatataCCTAAAATTGCCAGTCTTATCGAATATCAGATAAGTAAATGGTTTGTGGAAAGGTGCGTAGAGCCTAGATTTCAGTTTGTGAAGCTTCCAAGCATGTGGCCACGGAGCAAGAATAccagaaaggaaaagacCGACACTGATGATTCTGTTTCAGTGAAATCTAACGACTAATCGTATGGATTACCTACTACAATGACTTTACCAATCTTGTCAACAAAAGCATTTTGATGTGTAAACTCGATATTGTATCTCAATTGCCATAAGTTAGCATCAGAAATTGCAAACCCGTTATCATCCAATGGAATCCACATCTTATGGGTTTTAGGTTCTAAATCACgcaatttgaaatcttccTGCTGATGCTGGACTTCATCCGATGCCAAACTTGCAGGAAGATACTTGATGGTCGATTTAGAGAGGTTTGACACCTGGAAGTGCGCACTGATAGTGAATAtcatgaaaatgaacatAAATAATGACAATTTAAAACAATTTGCTAGGGCAAATAGCCCTATCAAACATGCCTCAAGGAAATATATTCCAGAATACAATTGCATCAATGCTTGTGGATAGAACTTGCCCAATGTCTCTGATTTATTTTTATGATCAAATTGATACTTCAAcgaatatttgaaagagaacatgacaaaaatgaaagaaaaactaGCCAATGGTAGTACAAATGGTGCGATAACGGAGTAAATAATTGTAATACTTGCCAATACTGAAAAAATGGGATATAAAGATCCCCACTGGTAACAAGGGACATTTAATTTGTACTTCAATTTTTCCCTTGGTGTTCTGTTTGACCACCTATAATAGaataaataaaagaaaaggttcTTCGACTGCAAAAGATTACCACCAAAGTATGCTATACCTCTGATCAATACAAATGAACAGAAGAAGTTCGAACATTTAGGTAAATTTGTTCCCAACAAATGTGGAATATTTATTGGATTATTCACCActgtttcaacaacaactgAAATATCAGAGGAAATAGTTACGACGAGAAATATATGAACAAACAAGAATGCAAAGAACCATTTCTGAACAtccatttcaatttgtGCACCAGTTTTCAAACATTTAACCACACTAAACCACCTAAAGAAAAGAGGCACTCC
Proteins encoded in this window:
- the MMM1 gene encoding ERMES complex subunit MMM1 (similar to uniprot|P41800 Saccharomyces cerevisiae YLL006W MMM1 Mitochondrial outer membrane protein required for normal mitochondrial morphology and mtDNA stability involved in tethering mitochondria to the actin cytoskeleton and in anchoring mtDNA nucleoids), whose translation is MEMSELLASEVVSSGPDYAKKSVDGLNMTAANGTNDTLMTLDEYLNKSLPLHLEQLILDANQKELFDSAAKSLLSSTLLAKQQQSLQIAPIQPQSSFSSQSFAEGLIVGQLSVIVALIFVIKFFVFSEGGTKTATAKSVGSASSFMDSTKNSILSTIIKRGGKDGLEVDDKDNEKSRQINSILEKTYYNVETHSPESLDWFNVLIAQTIHQFREEALQKNNILNSLNDFIERRSNELPQYLDQIKITEVDIGDDFPIFSNCIIQYSPNSNKKRLEAKIDIDLSDRLALGIETKLLLNYPKPFSAALPIKLTVSIVRFQACLTVSLTTDEQFVPTSEETNDDEMGNDKGYYLMFSFNPEYRMELEVKSLIGARSKLENIPKIASLIEYQISKWFVERCVEPRFQFVKLPSMWPRSKNTRKEKTDTDDSVSVKSND